Proteins found in one Serratia plymuthica genomic segment:
- a CDS encoding MFS transporter — MTQITSTADRIEIRVWLQLLAACLTGILIPLSFTGPAVVLPSISQSLGGTAVQLSWVVNGYILTYGSAMMAAGSLTDIYGRKRVWLLGLGAFTLLTLMLPYSPSVVGIDILRLAQGLAGAAAFAGAMSSLAQTFHGPVRTRVFSLLGTTFGIGLAFGPLASGWLVVTAGWQWVFIATALIAVVGFALVLFAAIESRNPHATGLDWPGAISFTAALTLFTYAILLAPENGWRSLSVAGSLLLSLGVFIGFVLIERRVARPMLDLTLFRRPRFIGVQVLAASPAFFFVVLIVMLPGRFIGIDGQSAFEAGKTMIALAAPLLIVPFIAALLARRFTSGLLSGIGLLLTAAGLAWLAHGLTENSGNGLIVPMLLIGTGIGLPWGLMDAMAVSVVEKERAGMATGIFNAVRVSADGIAIAIAGAVLALLIQGGLLDALPGAAGTHSISEAANRAALGDLNHAAALLPGQRRLTQHIYDQAFSTLLYLLAVGAAGTALLVFMLLGRLHAHDGAAQER, encoded by the coding sequence ATGACGCAGATAACTTCCACCGCAGACCGCATTGAGATTCGGGTATGGCTGCAATTGCTGGCCGCCTGCCTGACCGGCATTCTTATTCCTCTGAGCTTCACCGGCCCGGCGGTGGTGCTGCCTTCCATCAGCCAGTCGCTGGGCGGCACCGCCGTACAGCTGAGCTGGGTGGTCAACGGTTATATCCTCACCTATGGCAGCGCGATGATGGCCGCCGGCAGCCTGACCGACATTTATGGGCGCAAGCGCGTCTGGCTGCTCGGGCTGGGTGCGTTCACCCTCCTGACGCTGATGCTCCCTTACTCTCCCTCGGTAGTGGGGATAGATATCCTGCGGCTGGCGCAAGGTCTGGCCGGCGCGGCCGCTTTCGCCGGCGCCATGTCATCGTTGGCGCAGACCTTCCACGGGCCGGTCCGCACCCGGGTATTCAGCCTGCTGGGCACCACGTTCGGCATTGGCCTGGCTTTCGGGCCGCTGGCATCCGGCTGGCTGGTGGTTACGGCAGGCTGGCAATGGGTGTTTATCGCCACCGCGTTGATCGCCGTTGTGGGGTTTGCGCTGGTGCTGTTCGCGGCCATCGAGTCCCGCAACCCTCATGCGACGGGGCTGGACTGGCCCGGCGCGATCAGTTTCACCGCTGCGCTGACGTTATTCACCTACGCTATCCTGCTCGCGCCGGAAAACGGCTGGCGCAGCCTGTCGGTAGCCGGTTCATTGCTGTTATCCCTGGGGGTGTTTATTGGCTTCGTGCTGATTGAAAGACGGGTGGCGCGGCCGATGCTCGACCTGACCTTGTTCCGCCGCCCCCGCTTTATTGGGGTTCAGGTACTGGCCGCCTCGCCGGCATTCTTTTTTGTGGTACTGATCGTCATGCTGCCGGGGCGCTTTATCGGCATTGACGGGCAGAGCGCATTCGAGGCCGGCAAAACCATGATTGCCCTGGCGGCGCCCTTGCTGATAGTGCCCTTTATCGCAGCACTGTTGGCGCGGCGCTTTACCTCTGGCCTGCTCTCCGGCATCGGCTTGCTGCTGACTGCCGCAGGATTGGCCTGGCTCGCTCATGGGTTAACGGAAAATAGCGGTAACGGCCTGATAGTACCGATGCTGTTGATCGGCACCGGTATCGGCCTGCCCTGGGGATTGATGGATGCGATGGCGGTCAGCGTGGTGGAAAAAGAGCGGGCGGGCATGGCTACCGGCATTTTCAACGCGGTACGTGTCTCAGCCGATGGCATCGCCATCGCGATTGCCGGCGCGGTGCTCGCCTTGCTGATTCAGGGCGGCCTGCTTGACGCACTGCCCGGGGCTGCCGGTACGCACTCCATCAGCGAAGCGGCCAACCGCGCGGCGCTGGGCGATCTCAACCACGCCGCCGCATTGCTGCCC
- a CDS encoding LysR family transcriptional regulator: MDSLSGILAFVQVAETRSFSDAGRQLGISSSAVGKSVARMEERLEVRLFHRSTRSVTLTAEGALFLERCRRILAEIAAAELELADTRAAPRGKLRISLPLVSGLMMPVLTAFMHRYPDIELDVDFSDRLVDIVEEGFDAVVRTGEPADSRLVSRRLGVFELVLVASPGYLKRRGVPEKPADLLSHACLQHKFPTTGRFESWPLRPLPGEALPELPATMICNTTEALLQVAQAGLGIACLPDFMVQESLQSGELRRVLESYTDHQGTFRVIWPSSKYLAPKLRVFIDFLGERLLSPGIPF; the protein is encoded by the coding sequence ATGGACAGTCTCAGCGGTATTCTGGCGTTCGTTCAGGTCGCGGAAACGCGCAGTTTCTCTGATGCCGGTCGGCAATTGGGCATATCCTCCTCCGCCGTGGGTAAAAGCGTGGCGCGCATGGAGGAACGGTTGGAAGTGCGCTTGTTTCACCGCAGTACCCGAAGTGTGACGTTGACGGCCGAAGGCGCGTTGTTTCTGGAACGCTGCCGCCGTATTTTGGCGGAAATAGCCGCCGCCGAGCTTGAACTTGCGGACACCCGGGCCGCGCCACGCGGCAAGCTGCGCATCAGCCTGCCACTGGTCAGCGGTTTGATGATGCCGGTGCTGACGGCTTTTATGCATCGGTATCCGGATATCGAGCTGGATGTGGATTTTTCCGACCGTCTGGTCGACATCGTTGAAGAAGGGTTTGACGCGGTGGTGCGCACCGGCGAACCGGCCGATTCACGGCTGGTATCGCGCCGGTTGGGCGTTTTCGAACTGGTGTTGGTGGCGTCGCCGGGCTATTTAAAACGGCGCGGCGTGCCGGAGAAACCTGCGGATTTGCTCAGCCACGCCTGCCTGCAGCATAAATTCCCCACCACGGGGCGGTTTGAATCCTGGCCGCTGCGGCCATTGCCGGGCGAAGCCCTGCCGGAATTGCCGGCCACGATGATCTGCAATACCACCGAGGCACTGTTGCAGGTAGCCCAGGCCGGGCTGGGTATCGCTTGCCTGCCGGATTTTATGGTGCAAGAGTCGTTACAAAGCGGCGAGTTGCGAAGGGTACTTGAGAGCTACACCGATCATCAGGGGACGTTCCGGGTTATTTGGCCGTCCAGTAAATATCTGGCGCCTAAACTGCGCGTTTTTATCGATTTTCTTGGTGAACGGTTACTTTCTCCTGGCATTCCTTTTTGA
- a CDS encoding nuclear transport factor 2 family protein: MTKIASNLELMRKEWYNAFFSLNIDMLDYLEAEWFFSTNGEMLVYKKHQLRKLSLLKSKDPMSMEAIKRKEIDVHIITFDGLASITGSAEITERNGDIRKINFIESWMKINDCWKLQFQTFEDRK, encoded by the coding sequence TTGACCAAGATTGCATCGAATTTAGAGTTAATGAGAAAAGAATGGTACAACGCATTTTTTTCTCTAAATATTGATATGCTCGATTATCTTGAAGCTGAGTGGTTCTTTTCGACTAACGGCGAAATGTTGGTTTATAAAAAACACCAACTCAGAAAACTATCTCTTTTAAAATCAAAAGATCCAATGTCGATGGAGGCTATCAAACGAAAGGAAATTGATGTTCACATCATCACCTTTGATGGGTTAGCATCTATAACTGGATCGGCTGAAATAACAGAAAGAAATGGTGACATTCGAAAAATAAACTTCATTGAAAGTTGGATGAAAATTAACGACTGTTGGAAACTTCAATTCCAAACTTTTGAAGATAGAAAATAA
- a CDS encoding DUF2164 domain-containing protein — MTELKIESEDKEVLLTSLKDYLKENLDFTIEQFDADFLFDFILATFGPPIYNKGIDDAILTHSKYSEVIQEQIDLKRII; from the coding sequence ATGACTGAGTTAAAAATTGAAAGTGAAGATAAAGAAGTTTTGCTTACTTCACTTAAAGATTATCTCAAGGAAAACCTTGACTTTACGATAGAACAATTCGATGCTGATTTTCTATTCGATTTCATCTTGGCAACATTTGGCCCCCCTATCTATAATAAAGGGATTGATGACGCGATCTTAACTCACTCGAAGTATAGTGAGGTTATACAAGAGCAAATTGATTTGAAGAGGATAATTTGA